A part of Homo sapiens chromosome 5 genomic scaffold, GRCh38.p14 alternate locus group ALT_REF_LOCI_2 HSCHR5_1_CTG1_1 genomic DNA contains:
- the SERF1B gene encoding small EDRK-rich factor 1 isoform 1 (isoform 1 is encoded by transcript variant 1): MARGNQRELARQKNMKKTQEISKGKRKEDSLTASQRKQRDSEIMQEKQKAANEKKSMQTREK, translated from the exons ATGGCCC GTGGAAATCAACGAGAACTTGCCCGccagaaaaacatgaagaaaacccaggaaattagcaagggaaagaggaaagaggataGCTTGACTGCCTCTCAGAGAAAGCAGAG GGACTCTGAGATCATGCAAGAAAAGCAGAAGGCAGCTAATGAGAAGAAGTCTATGCAGACAAGAGAAAAGTGA